In Mytilus trossulus isolate FHL-02 chromosome 14, PNRI_Mtr1.1.1.hap1, whole genome shotgun sequence, a genomic segment contains:
- the LOC134696512 gene encoding apolipoprotein D-like, whose amino-acid sequence MKLLISLCLFCVNANAFFIDQLFSNGCKAPSPAQNFTNQQYNGLWYEVGKMQTAGGAAFEKDCVCTTIDIKPKSGTSDYTAINSCRKLSPTGNFLNATGTLSGEGPSGHWKEGFFPLAPKADYTIIYLDNNYAIEYDCTSVFGITNYCIHILSRTPTAQADMVQKLKTFAIGLGLNTENLDYQETLQKGCW is encoded by the exons ATGAAGTTGTTAATCTCACTG TGTCTCTTTTGTGTAAACGCCAACGCATTCTTTATAGATCAGTTATTTAGCAATGGCTGCAAAGCACCATCACCCGCACAAAACTTTACTAACCAGCAATACAATGGACTATGGTATGAAGTTGGTAAGATGCAGACAGCTGGCGGGGCTGCGTTCGAAAAAGACTGTGTGTGTACTACAATTGATATAAAACCAAAGTCGGGAACAAGTGATTATACTGCTATTAATAGCTGTAGAAAATTATCTCCAACAGGGAATTTCTTAAATGCAACAG GTACTTTATCGGGAGAGGGTCCATCTGGTCACTGGAAAGAGGGATTTTTTCCCCTTGCCCCAAAA gCTGACTACACCATAATTTACCTTGACAACAACTATGCAATTGAGTATGACTGCACATCAGTATTTGGAATAACAAACTACTGTATACACATTCTGTCCAGAACTCCAACGGCACAAGCTGACATGGTCCAAAAGCTAAAGACATTCGCTATAGGACTAGGTCTAAATACTGAGAATTTGGACTACCAAGAAACATTACAAAAGGGATGTTGGTAG